A window of Chloracidobacterium sp. N contains these coding sequences:
- the asnS gene encoding asparagine--tRNA ligase, translated as MTNHVRIADFAANLGQTITIRGWLYNARSSGKLLFLEIRDGSGIVQGIVAKNAVSEEVWNRAAALTQESSIIVTGTPREHPKRPGVYELDVHDLTIVQLAQDYPITPKEHGIEFLMDHRHLWLRSKRQHAILRVRHEVVRAVRDFLDNDGFILADTPILTPAACEGTTTLFELDYFDDGKAYLTQSGQLYNEATAAAFGKVYCFGPTFRAEKSKTRRHLTEFWMVEPEVAYATLEDMMVLAERFLSFIVARVLERRREELKLLERDTGKLEAVTAPFPRLPYDEAVRMLHEAHLAGKLEHDFVWGGDFGAPDETYLAQQFDRPVIVHRYPAQVKAFYMEEDPERPELALCMDVLAPEGYGEIIGGGQRMQSCDRLAHRIAEHNLPREAFEWYLDLRRYGTVPHAGFGMGIERCVAWLCGLEHVRETIPFPRMLYRLRP; from the coding sequence ATGACGAATCACGTGCGGATTGCTGATTTTGCCGCCAACCTTGGGCAGACCATCACCATCAGGGGTTGGCTTTATAACGCCCGTTCGAGCGGAAAACTGCTGTTTCTCGAAATCCGTGACGGTTCCGGCATCGTGCAGGGGATCGTGGCCAAAAATGCCGTTTCCGAAGAAGTCTGGAACCGGGCGGCGGCGTTGACCCAGGAATCCTCCATCATTGTCACCGGAACACCCCGTGAACACCCCAAGCGGCCCGGTGTGTACGAACTCGACGTACACGACCTCACCATCGTCCAACTGGCGCAGGATTATCCCATCACGCCCAAGGAACACGGCATCGAGTTTCTGATGGACCACCGCCACCTGTGGCTGCGCTCGAAACGGCAGCACGCCATCCTGCGCGTCCGGCACGAAGTTGTCCGCGCGGTCCGCGACTTTCTCGACAACGATGGCTTCATTCTGGCCGACACCCCCATCCTGACGCCGGCGGCCTGTGAAGGCACCACGACCCTGTTCGAGCTGGATTACTTTGACGACGGCAAAGCCTACCTTACGCAGTCAGGGCAGCTTTACAACGAGGCCACCGCCGCCGCCTTCGGCAAGGTCTATTGCTTCGGCCCGACGTTTCGCGCCGAAAAGTCCAAGACCCGCCGCCACCTGACGGAGTTCTGGATGGTTGAACCGGAAGTCGCCTACGCAACGCTGGAAGACATGATGGTGCTGGCCGAACGTTTCCTGAGCTTCATCGTGGCGCGTGTCCTGGAGCGCCGCCGGGAAGAACTCAAGCTGCTCGAACGCGATACAGGCAAGCTGGAAGCCGTCACCGCACCGTTTCCACGTCTGCCCTACGATGAAGCCGTGCGGATGCTTCACGAGGCGCATCTGGCCGGCAAGCTCGAACACGATTTTGTCTGGGGAGGCGATTTCGGCGCACCGGATGAGACCTATCTGGCGCAGCAGTTTGACCGCCCGGTGATCGTTCATCGCTATCCGGCGCAGGTCAAGGCGTTTTACATGGAGGAAGACCCGGAGCGCCCGGAACTGGCACTGTGCATGGACGTGCTCGCCCCGGAGGGCTACGGGGAAATCATCGGCGGCGGCCAACGCATGCAATCCTGCGACCGGCTTGCGCACCGTATCGCCGAGCACAACCTGCCCCGCGAGGCTTTTGAGTGGTATCTTGATCTGCGCCGGTACGGCACGGTGCCCCACGCCGGCTTTGGCATGGGCATCGAGCGGTGCGTCGCCTGGTTGTGCGGGCTGGAACACGTCCGCGAAACGATTCCTTTTCCACGCATGCTGTACCGGCTGCGACCCTGA
- the tldD gene encoding metalloprotease TldD, producing the protein MTTDAIAFFLNRYGLTTGDLDALLGEALAAGGDYADLYFEYCRTNALNLEERLIKTANRSVAQGVGVRVIAGEKTGYAYTDDISPASIRQAARTAACIAQAAQAVGPVAVTPQTNAHDLYPQADAGDDLPIERKIELLKAIDERCYAADRRIQKVQASLADEWKVVMVATSEGVLAGDIQPLARVGVVCIADQDGELRAGRAGGGGRRGFGMFTGGELAPEALAREAVRLAVLQFDAVEAPAGPMEVVLGHGWPGILLHEAIGHGLEADFNRKKTSAFSDLLGQRVASDACTIVDDGTLPGRRGSLNMDDEGHPTSCTVLIEKGILRGYINDYLNARLLGVPRTGNGRRESYRHIPMPRMTNTYMLAGTETPEDIIRSVRRGLYAVQFGGGQVDITSGKFVFSASEAYLIEDGRITAPVKDATLIGHGPDALTKVTAVGCDMELDLGVGTCGKDGQSVPVGVGLPTIKISEMTVGGTQR; encoded by the coding sequence ATGACCACGGATGCCATTGCCTTCTTCCTTAATCGCTATGGGCTGACCACCGGCGACCTCGATGCCCTGCTCGGCGAAGCTCTCGCCGCCGGTGGGGACTACGCCGACCTGTATTTCGAGTATTGCCGCACCAACGCCCTGAACCTGGAAGAGCGCCTCATCAAGACGGCCAACCGGTCGGTGGCCCAGGGGGTCGGCGTGCGCGTCATTGCCGGAGAAAAGACCGGCTATGCCTACACCGACGACATTTCACCAGCCAGCATCCGGCAGGCGGCGCGCACGGCGGCCTGCATTGCCCAGGCGGCCCAGGCCGTTGGCCCCGTGGCCGTAACGCCGCAAACCAACGCCCATGACCTCTATCCCCAGGCGGATGCCGGCGACGATCTCCCGATAGAACGCAAAATCGAGCTGCTCAAAGCCATAGACGAACGGTGCTACGCCGCCGACCGGCGTATTCAGAAGGTGCAGGCCAGTCTGGCCGACGAGTGGAAAGTCGTCATGGTGGCCACCAGCGAGGGCGTTCTGGCCGGCGACATCCAGCCATTGGCGCGGGTTGGCGTCGTGTGCATCGCCGACCAGGATGGCGAACTCCGGGCCGGACGGGCCGGCGGCGGCGGACGGCGCGGCTTCGGGATGTTCACCGGGGGGGAACTGGCCCCGGAGGCGCTGGCGCGCGAGGCCGTCCGGCTGGCCGTGTTGCAGTTCGACGCCGTGGAAGCGCCCGCCGGCCCCATGGAAGTCGTCCTGGGGCATGGCTGGCCCGGCATCCTGCTCCACGAAGCCATCGGGCACGGGCTGGAAGCCGATTTCAACCGCAAGAAAACCTCCGCCTTTTCCGACCTGCTCGGACAGCGGGTGGCCAGTGACGCCTGTACCATTGTGGATGACGGAACGCTTCCCGGCCGGCGCGGCTCGCTCAATATGGATGACGAAGGGCACCCCACTTCCTGTACCGTGCTCATTGAAAAGGGCATCCTGCGCGGCTACATCAACGACTATCTGAACGCCCGGCTGCTCGGCGTGCCGCGCACCGGCAATGGGCGGCGGGAAAGCTACCGGCACATCCCCATGCCACGGATGACAAATACCTACATGCTGGCCGGAACGGAAACGCCCGAAGACATCATCCGCAGCGTCAGGCGCGGCCTCTACGCCGTACAGTTTGGCGGCGGCCAGGTGGACATCACCAGCGGCAAGTTCGTTTTCTCGGCCAGTGAAGCGTACCTCATCGAGGATGGCCGCATCACAGCGCCGGTCAAGGATGCCACGCTCATCGGGCACGGCCCCGACGCCCTGACGAAAGTCACGGCTGTTGGCTGTGACATGGAACTCGATCTCGGCGTCGGCACCTGTGGCAAGGACGGGCAGAGCGTACCGGTCGGCGTTGGCCTGCCGACCATCAAAATTTCGGAGATGACAGTCGGCGGCACACAGCGGTAG
- the trxA gene encoding thioredoxin: MGGNVIEITDSNFEREVLQSDRPVLVDFWAAWCAPCRMLAPTVEALANDYAGRVRIGKLNVDENNQTSSRFGIRGIPTLIVFKNGQEQERLTGAHPKDTIARMLEKHL; the protein is encoded by the coding sequence ATGGGCGGTAACGTCATTGAAATCACGGACAGCAACTTCGAGCGCGAAGTGTTGCAGTCGGATCGTCCGGTGCTTGTGGATTTTTGGGCAGCCTGGTGTGCGCCCTGCCGGATGCTGGCCCCAACGGTCGAAGCCCTCGCCAACGACTACGCCGGACGGGTGCGGATTGGGAAACTCAACGTGGATGAAAACAACCAGACCTCGTCGCGCTTCGGCATTCGCGGCATCCCGACGCTGATCGTGTTCAAGAACGGCCAGGAACAGGAACGGCTCACCGGTGCGCATCCGAAGGATACCATCGCCCGCATGCTCGAAAAGCACCTGTGA
- the folE gene encoding GTP cyclohydrolase I: MPKHDEQTKPESNDGMELLTAARALQRMLEALRLTADRDTHLERTAENVAEFWAEFFAPFIADQPPPVVSTFPAAELSGQFIAVGRMSFHSMCAHHLTPFFGAAYVAYVPAALAMGIGAPAKLLEHAARRPQLQERLAMDVATAIERVCHPQGVAVCLVARQMCMEMRGVRADGFVESTVMRGCFQESPWREQFFNYLSRQATSPGG, from the coding sequence ATGCCGAAGCACGACGAGCAAACCAAGCCAGAGAGCAACGATGGAATGGAACTGCTGACGGCAGCCCGCGCCCTGCAACGCATGCTGGAGGCGCTGCGGCTGACCGCAGACCGTGATACCCATCTGGAGCGCACGGCGGAAAACGTTGCGGAGTTCTGGGCGGAGTTTTTTGCACCCTTCATTGCAGACCAGCCACCGCCGGTGGTTTCAACCTTTCCGGCCGCCGAGCTGTCCGGTCAGTTCATTGCCGTTGGCAGGATGTCGTTCCATTCGATGTGCGCCCACCATCTGACGCCGTTTTTCGGCGCAGCTTACGTGGCTTACGTCCCCGCCGCGCTGGCGATGGGCATTGGCGCGCCAGCCAAACTGCTTGAGCATGCGGCACGCCGGCCGCAACTTCAGGAACGTCTGGCCATGGATGTCGCTACCGCCATCGAGCGGGTCTGTCATCCCCAAGGGGTTGCCGTCTGCCTGGTTGCACGTCAGATGTGCATGGAAATGCGCGGCGTTCGCGCTGACGGCTTTGTGGAAAGCACCGTCATGCGGGGATGCTTTCAGGAAAGCCCGTGGCGCGAGCAGTTTTTCAACTACCTTTCCCGCCAGGCAACCAGCCCGGGCGGGTGA
- a CDS encoding PLP-dependent aspartate aminotransferase family protein, producing the protein MTNHDSRHIETLAVHAGRTPDPATGAVMPPIHLATNYERDATGACPRGFEYTREGNPNRQALETSLAMLEGGAAAACFASGNAAAAAIFQALTPAQHVVIAQDTYYGTAVLLKDIFAAWALEATFVDATDPEAIAAAMRPQTAMVWVETPSNPLLSVVDIARAAAIAHAQGARLVVENTLGTPVLQRPFEFGADLVVHSTTKFLGGHSDVLGGVVVTNVVDEFFQRLRRIQVIGGAVPSPFDCWLLQRSLKTLPCRVRAQSETALKVARFLATHKRVERVLYPGLPEHPGYLTAKQQMSGFGGVLSFTLKEGDAAARALPSRTRIFTHATSIGGVESLIEHRASAEGPDTRAPQNLVRLSIGLEHPDDLIADLAQALGDVPQPEPKPVFPGGRLLRSPGKP; encoded by the coding sequence ATGACCAATCACGACTCCCGCCACATCGAAACTCTGGCTGTTCACGCCGGGCGGACGCCGGACCCGGCAACCGGGGCCGTCATGCCGCCGATTCATCTGGCCACCAACTACGAGCGCGATGCCACCGGAGCCTGCCCCCGTGGGTTTGAATACACCCGTGAAGGCAACCCCAACCGGCAGGCGCTGGAAACCAGTCTGGCGATGCTGGAGGGCGGCGCGGCTGCCGCCTGCTTTGCTTCGGGGAATGCGGCGGCGGCGGCCATCTTTCAGGCGCTGACGCCGGCGCAGCACGTCGTCATCGCGCAGGATACCTACTACGGCACGGCCGTGCTGCTCAAAGACATCTTTGCTGCCTGGGCGCTGGAAGCCACCTTCGTGGATGCAACCGACCCGGAAGCCATTGCGGCTGCCATGCGCCCGCAGACGGCGATGGTCTGGGTTGAAACGCCCTCCAATCCGCTGCTGTCCGTCGTGGACATTGCCCGCGCGGCCGCCATTGCCCATGCGCAGGGCGCGCGTCTGGTGGTGGAAAACACCCTGGGGACGCCCGTCCTTCAGCGGCCGTTCGAGTTTGGCGCGGATTTGGTCGTTCACTCGACGACGAAGTTCCTGGGTGGACACAGTGATGTGCTCGGCGGGGTGGTGGTGACGAACGTTGTGGACGAGTTCTTTCAGCGGCTCCGGCGCATCCAGGTCATTGGCGGCGCGGTGCCGTCACCCTTTGACTGTTGGCTGTTGCAGCGGAGTCTGAAAACCCTTCCCTGCCGGGTTCGGGCGCAGTCCGAAACGGCGCTCAAGGTGGCGCGCTTTCTGGCGACACACAAGCGCGTCGAACGGGTGCTGTATCCGGGACTGCCGGAGCATCCCGGCTACCTGACAGCCAAACAGCAGATGAGCGGTTTTGGGGGCGTGCTGTCGTTCACGCTCAAGGAAGGTGACGCTGCCGCCAGGGCGTTGCCGTCGCGTACGCGCATTTTCACCCACGCCACGAGCATCGGCGGGGTGGAGAGTCTCATTGAGCATCGCGCTTCGGCGGAAGGGCCCGACACCCGCGCGCCGCAAAATCTGGTTCGCCTGTCCATCGGGCTGGAGCATCCCGACGATCTCATTGCCGACCTGGCGCAGGCGTTGGGCGATGTGCCACAGCCGGAACCGAAGCCGGTCTTTCCGGGCGGGCGACTGCTCCGATCTCCCGGAAAGCCATAG
- the alaS gene encoding alanine--tRNA ligase, which translates to MLTGHDIRHRFLDYFARHGHRIVKSSPVLPPDDTLLFTNAGMNQFKDVFTGRETRDYTRAASSQKCIRAGGKHNDLDEVGKTARHHTFFEMLGNFSFGDYFKEEAIAFAWELLLREFKLPLERLWFTVYEDDDEAFALWKKVGAPADRILRFGKKENFWQMGETGPCGPCSEIHYFLGDDPADNRPEYVNGPGDTTVEIWNLVFMQFERFADGTLKPLPKPSVDTGAGLERLASVLQGKKTNYDTDLILPIIEQIAARAGRDYHYDSPDGISMRVIADHARATAFSIADGIYPGNTGRNYVLRKIMRRAIWHGRRLGIDNLFLHDITAFVVAHMATAFPELQTQAEVIARVVTTEEKLFSTTLAAGRKRLDEAFRRAEQGVVSGADAFDLYQTYGLPLDLIAYIAEQRGLRVDEAGFEAALAEERIRARESWKGGAAKAVAPAYQAALDGRPTVFRGYDHLSLPDLRVRAVIRQGELVEVLRAGETGEVVLDETPFYAESGGQVGDTGLLENEAATLRVTDTVAPVTGLTVHRVEVLRGEVRANDQVTATVDADRRRRTMLNHSATHLLHAALREVLGAHVKQAGSEVAPDKLRFDFTHYAALSADEIAEIERLVNAQIRRNASLAKREMTLDTAVAAGAVALFGEKYGDVVRVVEVPGFSMELCGGTHVAATGDIGLFKIISESSIAAGVRRIVAVTGEAAFERFQADEAILSSLTSTFRLGDTGDIPAQVEKLQTSLRQAEREIEDLRLKLARQRAEAALDETRTIGDVRVLALEAADLDKSGVRQLAEHLVGRLGPAVVVIGIRSGEKVSLAVRVADALTNRLKAGHIVRELAAIVGGGGGGRADYAEAGGKDAARLPEALQATPAIVERFLG; encoded by the coding sequence ATGCTGACCGGACACGACATCCGCCATCGCTTTCTCGACTACTTTGCCCGGCACGGCCACCGGATTGTGAAAAGTTCGCCCGTGCTGCCGCCGGATGACACCCTGCTGTTCACCAACGCCGGGATGAACCAGTTCAAGGATGTCTTCACGGGCCGGGAGACCCGCGACTACACCCGCGCAGCTTCATCCCAGAAGTGCATCCGCGCCGGCGGCAAGCACAACGACCTGGATGAAGTCGGCAAAACGGCCCGGCATCACACGTTTTTTGAAATGCTGGGCAATTTTTCCTTTGGCGACTACTTCAAGGAAGAGGCCATTGCCTTCGCCTGGGAGCTGCTCCTGCGGGAGTTTAAGCTGCCGCTGGAACGGCTCTGGTTCACGGTTTACGAGGACGATGACGAAGCCTTTGCGCTGTGGAAGAAGGTCGGCGCGCCCGCCGACCGCATCCTGCGCTTTGGCAAAAAGGAAAACTTCTGGCAGATGGGCGAAACCGGCCCCTGCGGGCCCTGCTCGGAAATCCACTATTTTCTGGGCGATGACCCGGCTGACAACCGGCCGGAGTACGTCAACGGCCCCGGCGATACCACCGTCGAAATCTGGAATCTGGTCTTCATGCAGTTCGAGCGTTTCGCCGACGGCACGCTGAAACCGCTGCCCAAGCCCTCCGTGGACACCGGCGCCGGTCTGGAACGCCTGGCCTCGGTTCTGCAGGGCAAGAAGACCAACTACGACACCGACCTCATCCTGCCCATCATCGAACAGATTGCCGCCCGCGCCGGCAGGGACTACCACTACGACAGCCCGGACGGCATTTCGATGCGGGTCATCGCCGACCACGCCCGCGCCACGGCGTTCTCCATTGCCGACGGCATTTATCCCGGCAACACGGGACGCAACTACGTGCTGCGCAAAATCATGCGCCGCGCCATCTGGCACGGGCGGCGGCTGGGGATTGACAACCTGTTCCTGCACGACATCACGGCATTTGTGGTCGCGCACATGGCCACGGCCTTTCCCGAACTCCAGACCCAGGCCGAAGTCATTGCCCGCGTCGTCACCACGGAAGAAAAGCTGTTTTCGACGACGCTGGCCGCCGGCCGCAAGCGGCTCGATGAAGCGTTCCGGCGCGCCGAACAGGGCGTGGTCTCCGGCGCGGATGCCTTCGATCTCTATCAGACCTACGGTCTGCCCCTTGACCTGATTGCCTACATTGCCGAGCAACGCGGGCTGCGGGTGGATGAAGCCGGCTTTGAAGCGGCACTGGCGGAAGAGCGCATTCGGGCGCGTGAAAGCTGGAAAGGCGGTGCGGCCAAAGCCGTGGCTCCGGCCTACCAGGCCGCACTCGACGGCCGGCCAACCGTTTTTCGCGGGTATGACCATCTCTCCCTGCCTGACCTGCGCGTACGGGCCGTTATCCGGCAGGGCGAGCTGGTCGAAGTCCTCCGGGCTGGCGAAACCGGCGAAGTCGTGCTCGATGAAACGCCGTTTTATGCCGAGTCCGGCGGCCAGGTCGGCGACACGGGACTGCTCGAAAATGAAGCCGCCACGCTGCGGGTGACGGATACCGTCGCGCCGGTGACAGGTCTCACCGTGCATCGCGTGGAGGTCCTGCGCGGTGAAGTGCGCGCCAATGACCAGGTGACGGCCACCGTGGATGCTGACCGCCGCCGGCGCACGATGCTCAACCACTCGGCCACCCACCTGCTGCACGCGGCGCTGCGCGAAGTGCTCGGCGCGCACGTCAAGCAGGCCGGAAGTGAAGTCGCGCCGGACAAACTGCGCTTTGACTTTACCCACTACGCGGCCCTGTCGGCTGACGAAATTGCCGAGATAGAACGGCTCGTCAATGCCCAGATTCGGCGCAATGCGTCCCTTGCCAAGCGGGAAATGACGCTCGACACCGCCGTTGCCGCCGGCGCGGTAGCCCTGTTCGGTGAAAAGTACGGCGATGTCGTGCGGGTCGTCGAAGTGCCCGGCTTTTCCATGGAACTGTGCGGAGGCACGCACGTTGCCGCCACCGGCGACATCGGGCTTTTCAAAATCATCAGTGAAAGCTCGATTGCCGCCGGCGTCCGGCGCATCGTGGCCGTGACCGGCGAGGCGGCCTTTGAGCGTTTTCAGGCCGATGAAGCCATTCTCTCCAGCCTCACGTCCACGTTCCGCCTCGGCGACACCGGCGACATTCCGGCCCAAGTCGAGAAACTCCAGACCAGCCTCCGCCAGGCCGAGCGTGAAATCGAAGACCTGCGGCTCAAGCTTGCCCGGCAGCGGGCCGAAGCCGCTCTGGACGAGACGCGGACGATAGGCGATGTGCGCGTGCTGGCGCTTGAAGCCGCCGATCTGGACAAATCCGGCGTCCGTCAGTTGGCGGAACACCTCGTGGGCCGGCTGGGGCCGGCCGTGGTCGTCATTGGCATTCGCAGTGGGGAAAAGGTTTCGCTCGCCGTACGGGTGGCTGATGCGCTCACCAACCGCCTCAAGGCCGGTCACATCGTGCGTGAACTGGCGGCCATTGTCGGCGGCGGCGGCGGCGGTCGCGCCGACTACGCCGAAGCCGGCGGAAAAGACGCCGCCAGGCTTCCTGAAGCCCTCCAGGCGACGCCGGCCATCGTTGAACGTTTCCTTGGCTGA
- a CDS encoding D-alanyl-D-alanine carboxypeptidase, with product MKHLVRMSLALWSACCLLTLPLMAQQRLRVVTNDDFRRSPAARAAHSEVHGSPSGPAAPLEEVQPPPVPLTLPDLVTARLLSHSRSVQPHGIYFEALDGTPVLSLNEGLMYNPASVTKVMTSMAALESLGVNYRYPTRISYTGAIDWSTGTLMGDLVFSGEQDPSFVTESLFLIGEKLYEMGIRNIQGNLRIGSGMLLNLRSQPAVIGSEILTTLDRSRWTPKTEAVWNAVRGVKAFGQMPVYHGITISPGTAIADDHTTPRYPLLEYRSSPLLKILKSINAYSHNEMTHIVGARVGGAAGVRQYLIEKVKLPPQEVYLQTTSGLGQNAITPRATVRLMRYAVNWLERRNISLGELLPIAGIDNGTLQRRFTNPDLMGTVIGKTGTLSSTSALAGILYTQKRGLLFFAILERGSPHSLRPLQEEIISMVAADSGGALPLALGSEMSPSLCEEAEVMERAAARTAGTSR from the coding sequence ATGAAGCACCTGGTTCGGATGTCGCTCGCTCTGTGGAGCGCCTGCTGTTTGTTGACTCTTCCCCTCATGGCGCAACAGCGTCTGCGCGTCGTCACGAACGACGACTTTCGCCGGTCCCCGGCGGCGCGGGCGGCGCACAGTGAAGTCCACGGCAGCCCCAGTGGGCCGGCCGCTCCCCTTGAGGAAGTCCAGCCACCGCCAGTTCCCCTCACGCTGCCTGACCTCGTCACCGCCCGCCTGCTGAGCCATTCCCGTTCGGTACAACCGCACGGCATCTACTTCGAGGCGCTGGATGGCACACCGGTTCTGAGCCTGAACGAGGGGCTGATGTACAACCCGGCGTCGGTCACGAAGGTCATGACCTCGATGGCGGCGCTTGAGTCCCTGGGAGTCAACTATCGCTATCCGACCCGCATCAGCTACACCGGCGCGATAGACTGGTCCACCGGGACGCTCATGGGCGACCTGGTGTTCAGCGGCGAACAGGACCCGTCCTTCGTGACGGAAAGCCTGTTTCTCATCGGCGAGAAGCTTTACGAGATGGGTATTCGCAACATCCAGGGCAACCTTCGGATTGGGTCCGGCATGCTGCTCAATCTGCGCTCACAGCCGGCGGTTATTGGGAGTGAAATTCTCACCACCCTTGACCGGAGCCGCTGGACGCCCAAAACCGAAGCGGTCTGGAACGCGGTGCGTGGCGTCAAGGCGTTCGGTCAGATGCCGGTCTATCACGGCATTACAATCTCGCCCGGCACGGCCATTGCCGATGACCACACGACGCCCCGTTACCCCTTGCTGGAGTACCGCTCGTCACCGCTTCTGAAGATTCTCAAATCCATCAACGCCTACAGTCACAACGAAATGACCCACATCGTCGGCGCGCGGGTGGGCGGCGCAGCCGGCGTGCGGCAGTACCTTATCGAAAAGGTCAAGCTGCCGCCCCAGGAAGTCTATCTGCAAACGACCTCCGGCCTTGGGCAAAACGCCATCACGCCCCGCGCGACGGTCAGGCTCATGCGCTATGCCGTCAACTGGCTCGAAAGGCGGAACATCTCCCTGGGCGAACTGCTGCCGATAGCCGGGATTGACAACGGCACCCTGCAACGCCGCTTCACCAACCCGGACCTGATGGGCACCGTCATCGGCAAAACCGGGACGCTGTCTTCCACGAGCGCGCTGGCCGGCATTCTGTACACCCAGAAGCGGGGGCTTCTGTTCTTTGCCATTCTGGAGCGCGGCTCCCCGCACAGCCTGCGGCCGCTTCAGGAAGAAATCATCTCGATGGTAGCCGCCGACAGCGGCGGCGCGCTGCCGCTGGCTCTGGGGTCGGAGATGTCCCCCTCACTCTGTGAAGAGGCCGAAGTCATGGAGCGCGCGGCGGCGCGCACGGCCGGCACCAGCCGGTAA
- a CDS encoding GntR family transcriptional regulator has translation MRLWVAKHSEVSPREQLVTQFVFAIASQELKPGEKLPSTRELARRLGLHPNTISAVFQELARRGWVEQRHGSGVYVRSLVGNLAGGGASGLDQLFLAFLDQARRSGHSLAAIRSRLAAWLATAPPDHILVLEPDPELRRILMHEIQQVVSCPVRGRDFESGLVLEACRQAVPVALYTWAGELANRLPPGVACLWLRTRAVWREVPLDILRRPENLVTVASGWPDFLRLARTMCAAAGGDLLACHFQDTRESGWETRLAGSALVIADTLTAQRIPPAPNLRTWTVLADETLEELRVYTECFPADGAVARPPSPTSPSNP, from the coding sequence ATGCGCCTGTGGGTTGCCAAACACAGCGAGGTGTCACCACGTGAACAGTTGGTGACGCAGTTCGTCTTTGCCATTGCCAGCCAGGAACTCAAACCCGGCGAAAAGCTTCCCAGCACCCGCGAGTTGGCGCGCCGCCTGGGACTGCATCCCAACACCATCAGCGCTGTCTTTCAGGAACTGGCGCGCCGTGGCTGGGTCGAACAGCGGCACGGGAGCGGCGTGTATGTCCGTTCGCTGGTGGGGAACCTGGCCGGCGGCGGCGCGTCCGGCCTTGACCAACTGTTTCTCGCCTTTCTCGATCAGGCGCGCCGGTCCGGCCATTCACTGGCGGCAATCCGGTCGCGCCTTGCCGCGTGGCTCGCCACCGCGCCGCCGGACCACATTCTCGTGCTCGAACCTGACCCGGAGCTGCGCCGGATTCTCATGCACGAGATTCAGCAGGTCGTGTCATGTCCGGTACGCGGCCGGGATTTCGAGAGTGGTCTGGTGCTGGAAGCCTGCCGGCAGGCCGTGCCGGTGGCGCTCTACACCTGGGCCGGCGAGTTGGCGAACCGACTCCCGCCCGGCGTCGCCTGTCTCTGGCTGCGCACCCGGGCCGTGTGGCGGGAAGTCCCGCTCGACATTCTCCGCCGGCCGGAAAATCTGGTGACGGTGGCTTCCGGCTGGCCCGATTTTCTGCGTCTGGCGCGGACCATGTGCGCGGCGGCCGGAGGTGATCTGCTGGCCTGCCACTTCCAGGATACCCGTGAGTCCGGCTGGGAGACGCGCCTGGCCGGAAGCGCCCTGGTCATTGCCGACACCCTGACCGCGCAGCGGATACCACCCGCGCCCAACCTCCGCACCTGGACGGTTCTGGCCGACGAAACCCTTGAGGAGCTGCGGGTTTACACGGAGTGCTTCCCGGCGGACGGCGCGGTTGCCCGTCCCCCTTCGCCCACGTCGCCTTCAAACCCCTGA